The following DNA comes from Brassica oleracea var. oleracea cultivar TO1000 chromosome C5, BOL, whole genome shotgun sequence.
TTCTTTCTTGTTGTTCGTGATGTACAAGAAACAAACTAGGAAATGTATTAAGGTTTCCTTTGACTTTTCCACCGTAATTGATTTCAAAAGTCATGTTTTGTTTCTCCTTAATCATTGTTTTTGCATTCCATCACATAAGTCTATATGTTCAATATTATTATTTTGACTCGTCCATTCAAATTCGCCATTCTTAATTAGCAACCCCATTTTTTAGTATTTGTTATTATTTTTTTTTTTTGAAACTGTTTTTTAGTATTTGTTATTTCACGTTCATATTACAACTTGCAATAATAAAAAACTGAAATCATCAATTTGAAACCTAAATCTACCTGATTCTGTTATAGTACAAAACTAAACAGCTATATAAAAATCTTAGTCAATAAATTTGTTCATGGTTTTAAAAGATTAGTGTATTTGTAATTATATTTATTCATTTGACACGCTGTTCATTATTACAACATATACATTGTGTGTGTGAATATGTGTGAGGGATATATATTCAACTATTTGAATTAAAAAAGTTAAGCAGTACAAAAGAATATATATCATGATGCTTTTTTTTTGACAAAAAAAAGATGTTTAGATTTTCTTAGGATACATGTTGAAAAAAACATTTATTTGACTATTATAAATTTATAACCAAGAAGTCTAATAATTGGTTCATCCTTAGTGGACAAAGACATTCGCCTATACTCTAAAAAGCAAAGATTTAATTCAAAGTACAATGAAGAATTATGCGCACGATGCCCTTTTTCAAAAAAAAAAAAAAAAAAGAATTATGCGCATGAACGAAGCATAAAGCTAAGACGAATAATAATAATACTACAAAATAGTAGAATAATAATCAAAACGATTATTAAAAGTCGTTAATCATAACGGAGAGACATTTAAAACATGAAAAAAGTTATAAAAAAAAGAGACGGTAGCGTGCTTGGTCGTCTCGGAGCAACGTACAAGAAGATGCTGACGTGTGCCTACGAGTGACTCATTGACTTTTACCCAGCCACCATTCGAAGACCAGACTCGTCTTCCGTATTCATTCCCATCTAGTACTCCATTTCAACGAATCCGTAATCTGATATCCACACACGCGGCAAAAGAAGAGACAGCGACTCTGATCGCGTATAGACACTGCCTTTTTTATACCAACTTAGTAAGTCTTTCTACCTGCGATCTTTGTCTGAATCTCTTTCTCTCTCTCTCTCTCTCTCTCTCTCTCTCAGGTGGGTTTCTCTCTCTCCATGTCTTGAATTTCGTTTTATCTGCTAATGTTTCTATGTTTTGAGAAAGAAAAAAAACCCAAAATTCAAAGTTGACAGCTTTTGTTTGCTGCTGCTTTTAACTTTTGAGGTTTATGGTCCCCCACTAGGATGTTTTTTGTTTTGGGGAGATTCTTATTGAGGAGTAATTGAAATCGATCTATGTTTGGTTTCACTAGTTTGAAGTCAAATCTCTTAATTGTGTCTCGTTGTTTTTTTCCGTTGGTAATGGCAGAAACAGTTGACAGGTCTCTCTGTCTTACATTGATGGGTTGCTCCTGGTTCTCACGGAGGAGAGGAAGACCTTCTGAAGTTGATGATGGAGGTACTTAATTAAACCAAGAGGATGATTACTAGTTTCTGAGCTTTAACTCTTCCATAGTCATGTTACTGGCTTCCTCTAATTTTAGTGTGTTGTGTCTTTTTTTTTTTTTGCAAAACAGGAATCGCATCGATACAAAACGTAAAGATTTACAAATACAAAGAGATTCGTCAGGCGACAGATGATTTCAATCCCCACAATAAAATTGGTGAAGGAGGGTTTGGTTCTGTGTACAAGGTAAATGAGAAAAACACACTCGTTTTTGCACTCTTCTTATTCAAATTATCTAATTCATCTTTTCTAACGCTTTGGATGACTTTAGGGCCATCTTAAAGATGGAAAGATCGCAGCTATCAAAGTCCTCTCGGCTGAGTCAAGACAAGGCGTTAAAGAGTTTTTGACTGAGATCAACGTGATATCAGAGATACAGCATGAGAATCTTGTCAAGCTTTATGGTTGCTGCGTGGAAGGGAATCACAGGATTCTCGTTTACAACTACCTCGAGAACAATAGCCTTGACAAGACCCTTCTAGGTAACTCTCCTAGTTTTGTCTACTCTCTATGGTGTCAGCTTATCATTTTCTAACCGAATTAATGTGTTTTTATTTTCAGCTGGGGGATACACTCGGAGTGGGATACAGTTTGATTGGAGAACTCGAGCCAAGATCTGCATTGGGGTTGCTAAAGGTCTTTCCTTTCTTCACGAAGAAGTAAGGCCACACATTATCCACAGAGATATCAAGGCGAGCAACATTCTACTTGACAGAGACTTATCCCCCAAGATCTCTGATTTTGGACTCGCCAGGCTTATGCCACCCAACATGACTCATGTCAGCACTCGTGTCGCTGGTACAATGTGAGTTCCTTTCTTTTTCTTTACTCTCAGCTTAAACCTTCAGGTATTTTAACATGTGTTCATATCCGTTTTGTGCAGTGGTTATTTAGCTCCGGAGTATGCTGTTAGAGGACAGTTGACGCGTAAAGCAGATATATACAGCTTTGGAGTCCTTCTGATGGAGATAGTCAGTGCAAGAAGCAACAAAAACACTCGGCTACCCACTGAGTATCAATATCTCCTAGAAAGAGTAAGTCATTATCTGGTCTAGTTAGACATGTCTAAGCGTCTAAGCTCTTGTTTTGAGAGATGATAACACTTTTTCTTTTGCATTCCACAGGCTTGGGAACTTTATGAGCGGAATGAGCTCGTGGATCTTGTCGACACAGGGCTAAACGGAGTCTTCGACGCAGAGGAAGCTTGCCGGTACCTAAAAATCGGTCTTCTGTGCACGCAAGACAGTCCAAAGCTGAGACCAACGATGTCCACGGTGGTGAAGCTGCTGACAGGGGAGAAGGATATAGACACAAGGAAAATAACCAGGCCGGGTTTGATATCTGATTTTATGGACTTGAAAGTGAGAGGACCCGTGGTGAAAACAAAGCCAGATGATGAAGTGAACAGAAACAACTACACGAACCCTTCTTCTTATAATGCCTCGTCTAGCTCTGGGACTATAGACAACTCAAATGCTTACTCATCAGGGGCTTCATCAGCTGCTGCGGTTTCTTCTTTCAGCAGTACTATTTAGAAAAGACAAAAAAGTGTTTTGACGTTTCATCATCTTTCTTCTTTCTTGGATGCAAACAGAGGTTTTTCTGTTAGATTTTTGAATTGATAGGCAACTGTAAGAGAATTGAGGTTTTCTGCCTCACTCTTGTTAAGGTTGTCTTCAGTTGTAAACTAAGATTTGAGTGTATGTATATAAGTTTGAAATCTGAATTGGTCCTAAGAAATAAAATATCTTAATAAGTAATGAAAGAGGCGAGTTAGGATCTGTGTGTTCTCTGTCTGATCTCAGTGTTCTAGAAATTAGTATATGCTTCCGGCTAGTCCGCTTAGTCAGATTTAGCAAATAGGATATGAGCAAAATGATTTTTTAAACAGATAATTTTTTTGAAAAGGCAGATTTTTTTGAGAAAATTGTTCAACTAATTCTAGACATCCTTTTAAATATTAATCCTCTGCATTATTCTAAAAATCGTTAGACGGTAGTTCGTCTTACGCCTCATAGAAGATTATGATTTAAGCAGGCGCTTAGGCCGATTTTTTTAACGTCTAAACTGATTTTTTAATAAATTAGTTTGAAAAAATCGTTTCGTTTATATCCAATTTCCTAACTAGGCGTCGCCTAGACCGATTTTGAAAACACCTATCCTCTGTAAGGCGCCTGACCAACCGATTTTTCGAACATTGCATCTCTCTATGTTTAGTAAAAGTTTCAGTGCTCTTGAATGAGTCTTAACCGGGAGATTAAACCAAGTCCTGTCCGATTGATTGACATCAGCTCGGTCTGGTCGAAACAGCACGGTTCGGCTGGGATGCGGGGCCCACGAATTTAATGTTCACTTAATCCAAGTCCAAAACGATAAGAAGTAAAGAACAGTAGTATAAAGGTAAAGTATTTTAATGTTACCTTCGTCTCTAATCTCTGTCTTTATACGCCACTGTTGTATCTGTGTTCTCTCTCTCTCCCCGAAGAACTTTTTTGAATCTTTTAAAAGTTTCCAACTTTTTCTTTTCTTCCATGAGTTCTTTTTGTGGTTTCCTATTTCCCGAGCTTATCTCTACACTAGTAACCCATTTACTTTAACTAAAGCTCATCTCTCTTTTGCTTTTTTTTTCCTTCACTCTCTCTCTTCTCTACTCTACGCACCGAACCTGGGGAGTGCTTGTCGGTGCACGGTGATGCTCTAACGAAGTTTTTTTTCATGCGTTGTTCCACGGAGAGATACTAGGATTAGTTAATTGGGATCCGGGTTGAGGATATGCGGCTTGTTGTTGGATAAAGTTAGGGTTTTGTGTGTTTAGGAAGAGGGGAAGGCAATTGAATTAGCTACCAAACCTCTTGTAATGTCTGCTGATCTAAAAAAACAGATCAAAGCAACGGCCAATAAGCTCGCTTGCTTGAGTTACTACCAGTCTCTTCAGAATTGATTTGAGCTGTGGGGGGGGTAGGGTCTGGGGTTTGGGGTTTAGGGTTCTTTATTTAGTAATGGAGGATATAGGATTGGTTAAGCAAGGTTGGAACTGGTTACAGTCTCAGAAACATTTATGCTCGTGGGTTTGTGCTGCAATGCAATGTTTTGGGGGAAAGACAGAAGCTTTCGTGGAGCGTCACTGGCCACTAGTGTGCAGTGGATGCGGGAAGCTCTTAGGGCTGCTTAGTTTGTCGTTTTCTTACTGGAAAGACTGCGTTTTGAGGGGTTTCCAGTCCAGTGCCAGGTTCGGC
Coding sequences within:
- the LOC106292973 gene encoding putative serine/threonine-protein kinase, which codes for MGCSWFSRRRGRPSEVDDGGIASIQNVKIYKYKEIRQATDDFNPHNKIGEGGFGSVYKGHLKDGKIAAIKVLSAESRQGVKEFLTEINVISEIQHENLVKLYGCCVEGNHRILVYNYLENNSLDKTLLAGGYTRSGIQFDWRTRAKICIGVAKGLSFLHEEVRPHIIHRDIKASNILLDRDLSPKISDFGLARLMPPNMTHVSTRVAGTIGYLAPEYAVRGQLTRKADIYSFGVLLMEIVSARSNKNTRLPTEYQYLLERAWELYERNELVDLVDTGLNGVFDAEEACRYLKIGLLCTQDSPKLRPTMSTVVKLLTGEKDIDTRKITRPGLISDFMDLKVRGPVVKTKPDDEVNRNNYTNPSSYNASSSSGTIDNSNAYSSGASSAAAVSSFSSTI